From a single Lytechinus variegatus isolate NC3 chromosome 9, Lvar_3.0, whole genome shotgun sequence genomic region:
- the LOC121421594 gene encoding uncharacterized protein LOC121421594, whose translation MACCQCSVIFSVIMTGTWIALFVGTVHSQMANGYDDVNKWHHDDAITADQQPDFYATNGGQVDEKRASFNDKLRGLRRLSRIIDELRFESAIRPAKKSPEVIDELDNENGNRGKPVSTGYAIPLSSDGPRNLAPPQGVDEEDMERTPTAEEEGWKLRRVPDTLSQVGSRVTAREGEDHQLDMPKRGGDADSLVLEPFRQRNRESRRRWGGKASRPQPFGIGLFGKRSAEASRTDQTGDLVDTINKMLIDVNQPARQM comes from the exons ATGGCGTGCTGTCAGTGCAGTGTGATATTCAGTGTGATCATGACTGGGACATGGATTGCTCTTTTCGTTGGTACGGTTCACTCGCAGATGGCCAATGGCTACGACGATGTCAACAAGTGGCATCACGACGATGCAATCACCGCAGACCAACAACCCGATTTCTATGCCACCAACGGCGGGCAGGTGGACGAAAAGAGAGCTTCGTTCAACGACAAACTCCGAGGACTCCGCCGACTGAGCAGGATCATCGACGAACTTCGCTTCGAAAGCGCCATCCGCCCGGCAAAGAAGAGCCCCGAGGTAATTGACGAGCTGGACAATGAGAATGGCAACCGCGGGAAGCCGGTATCAACGGGTTACGCGATTCCCCTGTCATCCGATGGGCCGAGAAACCTGGCACCCCCTCAAGGAGTGGACGAAGAGGACATGGAGAGGACCCCAACTGCAGAGGAAGAAGGTTGGAAGCTGAGGCGAGTTCCGGACACCCTGTCTCAGGTCGGGTCTCGTGTTACTGCAAGAGAAGGTGAGGATCACCAACTTGACATGCCGAAGAGGGGTGGAGATGCTGATTCTCTGGTTCTTGAGCCATTCAGGCAGAGGAATCGAGAGAGCCGGAGGAGATGGGGCGGCAAGGCATCTCGTCCACAACCGTTTGGGATTGGGCTGTTCGGGAAGAGAAGTGCTGAAGCTTCAAGAACGGACCAGACAGGGGATCTTGTAGACACCATTAATA aAATGCTCATCGACGTCAACCAACCAGCCAGACAAATGTGA